A genome region from Passer domesticus isolate bPasDom1 chromosome 25, bPasDom1.hap1, whole genome shotgun sequence includes the following:
- the CSDE1 gene encoding cold shock domain-containing protein E1, which yields MSFDPNLLHNNGHNGYPNGTSAALRETGVIEKLLTSYGFIQCSERQARLFFHCSQYNGNLQELKVGDDVEFEVSSDRRTGKPIAIKLVKIKPEILPEERINGQVVCAVPHNLESKSPAAPGQSPTGSVCYERNGEVFYLTYTPEDVEGNVQLETGDKINFIIDTNKHTGAVSARNIMLLKKKQARCQGVVCAMKEAFGFIERGDVVKEIFFHYSEFKGDLETLQPGDDVEFTIKDRNGKEVATDVRLLPQGTVIFEDISIEHFEGTVTKVIPKVPSKNQSDPLPGRIKVDFVIPKELPFGDKDTKSKVTLLESDHVRFNISTDRRDKLERATNIEVLPNTFQFTNETREMGVIAAMRDGFGFIKCVDRDARMFFHFSEIMDGNQLHISDEVEFTVVPDMLSAQRNHAIRIKKLPKGTVSFHTQSEHRFVGTIDKEATPAKATSPNKGKEKEAEDGIIVYDDCGVKLTIPYQAKDVEGSTNPQIGDKVEFCVCEVKRTGLQTAVSVRMLGRNYSSKRLLGYVAALKDNFGFIETANHDKEIFFHYSEYCGDIDSLELGDTVEYSLSKGKGNKVSAEKVNKTHAVNGITEEADPTVYSGKVIRPLRSVDPTQTEYQGMIEVMEDGEMKGEVYPFGIVGMANKGDCLQKGETVKFQLCVLGQNGQTMAVNITPFRRATVECVKDQFGFINYEVGDSKKLFFHVKEVQDGVELQAGDEVEFSVILNQRTGKCSACNVWRVCEGAKAVAAPRPDRLVNRLKSINLDDANAPRLTVLRQPRGPDNSKGFGAERKIRQAGVID from the exons ATGAGCTTTGATCCAAACCTGCTCCACAACAATGGACACAACGGGTACCCCAATGGTACTTCGGCGGCGCTGCGCGAGACCGGGGTCATCGAGAAGCTGCTGACCTCGTACGGCTTCATCCAGTGCTCGGAGCGGCAGGCCCGgctcttcttccactgctccCAGTACAACGGCAACCTGCAGGAGCTCAAAGTAGGAG ACGATGTTGAGTTTGAAGTGTCTTCTGATCGCCGAACTGGAAAACCCATTGCTATTAAATTGGTGAAGATAAAGCCAGAAATATTACCTGAAGAACGAATAAATGGACAA GTTGTGTGTGCTGTTCCTCACAATTTAGAGAGTAAATCTCCAGCTGCCCCGGGTCAAAGTCCAACAGGGAGTGTTTGCTACGAACGTAATGGG GAAGTATTTTACCTGACTTACACCCCAGAGGATGTTGAAGGAAATGTACAGCTGGAAACAGGAGATAAAATAAACTTTATAATTGATACAAATAAACA tACTGGTGCTGTAAGTGCTCGTAACATTATgctattaaaaaagaaacaagccCGCTGTCAAGGAGTAGTCTGTGCCATGAAA GAAGCCTTTGGATTTATTGAGAGAGGTGATGTCGTGAAGGAGATATTCTTTCATTATAGTGAATTTAAAGGTGACCTAGAAACCTTACAGCCTGGTGATGATGTGGAGTTTACAATCAAAGACAGAAAT GGTAAAGAAGTTGCAACAGATGTTAGACTGCTGCCTCAAGGAACTGTCATTTTTGAAGATATCAGCATTGAACATTTTGAAGGAACTGTAACCAAAGTAATTCCAAAAGTACCCAGCAAAAACCAG AGTGATCCATTACCCGGCCGCATCAAAGTGGACTTTGTGATTCCTAAGGAGCTTCCCTTTGGGGACAAGGACACAAAATCCAAGGTGACCTTGCTGGAGAGTGACCACGTTCGGTTCAACATTTCCACGGACAGGCGCGACAAACTGGAGCGAGCCACCAACATTGAGGTTCTCCCCAACACTTTCCAGTTTACTAATGAAACCAGAGAAATG GGTGTGATTGCAGCAATGAGGGATGGCTTTGGCTTCATTAAGTGTGTGGACAGGGATGCTCGGATGTTCTTCCACTTCAGTGAGATCATGGATGGAAACCAGCTCCATATTTCAGATGAAGTAGAGTTCACCGTCGTTCCT GATATGCTGTCTGCCCAGAGGAACCATGCCATCAGGATCAAAAAGCTCCCCAAGGGCACGGTTTCCTTCCACACCCAGTCAGAGCATCGCTTTGTGGGCACTATAGACAAAGAAGCCACTCCAGCCAAAGCCACTAGCCCAAATAAAGGCAAAGAGAAG GAAGCTGAGGATGGAATAATTGTGTATGATGACTGTGGAGTAAAACTGACCATTCCTTACCAGGCCAAGGATGTGGAAGGATCTACTAATCCCCAGATAGGAGATAAG GTTGAGTTCTGTGTGTGTGAGGTGAAGAGAACCGGGCTGCAGACGGCTGTTTCTGTCAGGATGCTGGGACGCAACTACAGCTCCAAGAGGCTCTTGGGATATGTGGCAGCTCTGAAAGATAACTTTGGGTTTATTGAAACAGCCAATCATGATAAGGAGATCTTCTTCCACTACAG TGAATATTGTGGTGATATCGATAGCCTGGAACTTGGAGACACTGTGGAATACAGCTTGTCAAAAGGCAAAGGAAACAAAGTTAGTGCAGAGAAAGTAAACAAAACACATGCAG TGAATGGTATCACTGAAGAAGCTGATCCAACTGTTTACTCTGGTAAAGTAATTCGTCCCTTGAGGAGCGTAGATCCCACACAGACAGAGTACCAGGGCATGATTGAAGTCATGGAGGATG GTGAGATGAAAGGAGAGGTCTATCCATTTGGAATTGTTGGCATGGCAAACAAAGGTGACTGTCTGCAGAAGGGGGAGACAGTGAAGTTccagctgtgtgtgctgggtCAGAACGGGCAGACGATGGCTGTGAACATCACCCCGTTCCGCAGGGCCACCGTGGAGTGCGTCAAGGAccag TTTGGTTTCATTAACTATGAAGTTGGTGACAGCAAAAAGCTCTTCTTCCATGTCAAAGAAGTCCAGGATGGTGtggagctccaggctggggatgaagtGGAGTTCTCAGTAATCCTGAACCAGCGCACAGGAAAATGCAGTGCCTGTAACGTGTGGCGTGTCTG CGAAGGCGCCAAGGCCGTGGCTGCTCCGCGTCCCGATAGACTCGTGAACCGTTTAAAGAGCATCAACCTGGACGATGCCAACGCCCCGCGGCTCACGGTGCTCCGCCAGCCCCGGGGCCCCGACAACTCAAAG GGATTTGGTGCAGAGAGAAAGATCCGCCAGGCTGGTGTTATAGACTGA
- the NRAS gene encoding GTPase NRas — MTEYKLVVVGAGGVGKSALTIQLIQNHFVDEYDPTIEDSYRKQVVIDGETCLLDILDTAGQEEYSAMRDQYMRTGEGFLCVFAINNSKSFADINLYREQIKRVKDSDDVPMVLVGNKCDLPTRTVDTKQAQELAKSYGIPFIETSAKTRQGVEDAFYTLVREIRQYRMKKLNSSEDGNQGCMGLSCLVM, encoded by the exons ATGACCGAGTACAAGCTGGTGGTGGTGGGCGCCGGCGGCGTGGGCAAGAGCGCGCTGACCATCCAGCTCATCCAGAACCACTTCGTGGACGAGTACGACCCCACCATCGAG GACTCGTACCGCAAGCAGGTGGTGATCGATGGCGAGACGTGCCTGCTGGACATCCTGGACACGGCGGGGCAGGAGGAGTACAGCGCCATGAGGGACCAGTACATGAGGACAGGAGAGGGCTTCCTCTGCGTCTTCGCCATCAACAACAGCAAATCCTTCGCCGACATCAACCTCTACAG AGAACAGATCAAGAGAGTGAAGGACTCAGATGATGTGCCCATGGTGCTGGTGGGGAACAAGTGTGATCTGCCCACGAGAACAGTGGACACAAAACAGGCCCAAGAACTGGCAAAAAGCTACGGAATCCCCTTCATAGAGACCTCTGCAAAAACGAGACAG GGTGTGGAAGATGCTTTTTACACCCTGGTGAGGGAGATCCGGCAGTACCGGATGAAGAAGCTCAACAGCAGCGAGGATGGGAACCAGGGCTGCATGGGATTGTCCTGCCTGGTCATGTGA